The following are from one region of the Nicotiana tomentosiformis chromosome 7, ASM39032v3, whole genome shotgun sequence genome:
- the LOC104118034 gene encoding ethylene-responsive transcription factor ERF024-like, with amino-acid sequence MAAIAYDVAAIALKGPDTDLNFPDSAASLPVPATSSPRDIQAAAASAAAAVGAAGDALLARREVHDQKSKSISENLGIGNNYEFMDEDLIFDMPNVLVNMAEGMLLSPPRFNLPDDDIAAAAEYTAYQNLWNYP; translated from the coding sequence ATGGCAGCAATTGCTTATGACGTAGCAGCAATCGCACTTAAAGGTCCTGATACTGACCTTAATTTCCCGGATTCAGCTGCCTCATTACCCGTTCCTGCCACGAGCTCGCCTCGTGATATTCAGGCAGCTGCAGCCAGTGCGGCTGCAGCTGTAGGGGCAGCTGGAGACGCGTTATTAGCACGTAGAGAAGTACATGATCAAAAGAGTAAGTCAATTTCGGAGAATTTGGGTATTGGGAATAATTATGAGTTTATGGATGAGGATTTGATATTTGATATGCCTAATGTTCTCGTAAATATGGCTGAAGGGATGTTACTTAGTCCGCCGCGGTTTAATCTACCTGATGATGACATTGCTGCTGCTGCTGAATATACTGCGTACCAGAATTTATGGAATTATCCCTAA